TTTGCTGTGTGCTAGTCCAACTAGATTCCTTGTCCATAGGTCCATCTTGTCCTTTTTCGACTGCAGCTGCTTGCTAGTTTTTATCAGGGCAACTCCTCCTATTATGCTCATATTTCTTACATAGACTACAGCTCATCTTAGTTCCAATCTTGCTGACTTTGTGCGGTTTAGATGGATTGACACATGATTGCCTATTCCCATCTTCATCTGGTCCTTTCTTTCTCACCTTTTTGGTCTTCCAGGTGATCTCCCATAATTTGGAGGATTCATTGGTGGTAAATCTACTTGGATCCATAGATTAGGACCATTGATTGGATTCAACATAGGTTCATAACTCTTCATGTATGTTCTCTTCCAGCAGGTGGATGCAGCATTTTTTTCTGGTTTGTCACGTCTCCTATTAATAGCAGCAACTGCATGGCCACATAGGATTCCCCTTAATCGCCATTTTCTACAAATGCAAGTCTTGCTTCCCAAATCAACGACAAACTGGTCATTGAAATGACAACATATTTGATATTTCACAGTCCCAGCATAATGATAGATGCACATGCATTGCTCTTTCTTGGCCTTCTTAAGAATGTCAAAAATTGCTGAACATAAGAGACCTGACAAATAAAAGGACATGTAGATTAGATATTCTTCATGTAACTCTAAAAATTGTGATAACCAATAGTAAGCAAGTAGCTTAACCTTCATGCTTGGACATTGTCTCTCTATTATTCTCCATCCTCTTCaacaaatataagtaaatagtCTGCAACATGCCTATGATAGGCAATGATCTTACCTTTAAAAGAACTGAATTAAAATATTCACACATATTATTAACCAATATATCGTAGTTCGATCCAGTCCTAAAATGGGCTGTAGACCAAATATTGGGGCCCTTTTCATCCAACCATGCATATGCATCCTTGATTCTTGCTTCATCATCTCTATTTTCATTGACTCCATTTTTATAGTCTGAATCTGCCAACTTTTCATCAATATTGATTCCATTTCTTCCTCTTCTAGTCCGACACCATCTCATGATGCTTCCCCTTCAATACCTTTGTTGTTGGTTGCTTTTTGTGCAGCTTTATTAGAATTTCTACATTCATGCTCTGGTCTAACTTGTGCATTTGAATCTTTATCATAGCCTTCAACATCTTCTGGTTCCTCTATAGCAGCACTCCTGCAATTAGCTTTCTCTTCTACCACAATTTCAGCTTCAAGAGCTTTGCtattcatttctttattttttggtttatcTTCAGCAGCTTTGCTATGAAAATCCTCCCCTTTTCGTTCAATTTCAACACATTTTCCTTGCTTATCTGCAGTTTCTGGTGTTACTTTGGGCCCTTTGATACTATCCAAAcctgtagaaaatagatttggtaCTTCAGACCCCTTTATTACTGTCTAAATTTGCTAGCTACATGTCAACATTTTCTCTTCCATCTTATTCCACTTCATCAACATTAACACCCTCTTGTATGATCATAACATCACTGTCTCTATCCCTTGCAGCATCGACTTCCTTAGCTTGACTTGAGGGTGCAATAGCCTGTGGGAACGAGCCCCCCGGAGAACCTTCACCTCCGACTATAAGAAACACTTTTGCCACTCTATGTGGTGATAATGTGTTCATTATGACCTCGCAATCCCTATCACACAAGCAAAAGAACAAGACTGTATCCAATGTCATCCCTGGTACCAATGACCACAATTTTAGGTTGCATCCATCTATAAAGTCAACCCTTCCGCCTACGCACTGTTTGTCAGGAGAGTTTGTGAATGTCCCTTGATGGTGTATATTCAACGAGAAAGGTTCTGGCTAGATTCCTCTATTACTATTTTTTGGgtcaaaggaaaaattttaattcaataattaatttttttacacATTTCACAGTGGATCGGGGACCACAATATCTTCAATACAAGGAGCATTAGGGTCTGGACAGCATAAACATTGACTTAAAAAACATCCCAAATCATTAGCAAGCCCATACAATCAAATATTAAATAATTTTGCCAACCACAATTTGTCACTAATACATAAAGGTTAATCTGGCCCTTATTTCATTCCAGAAGACTCCTACAAACCCTAGCTGACAACAATAACAATTCAAATAACACAACTACTGATTACACTATTACAATAATCAACAAGCAAACAATGACCCAAAAATAATTTCTCTTACCCAGTTCTGCCTTTCTCTTTTTGTTCTTCAATGGATATCTCATTTTTCCACTAGCCCTTTTCTTTCCCATGTCTACAATATAATTGACCTCTAAATCATGATCATGATCAATTCATGGTACTTGATAGTAGAAATTGGGCAATCTATCATTCACTCATTCTCTCTCTTTGTTGAAATCGAAAGATGCaaagtgaagaagaaagaaacaaagcCGTTTGACTTATTTCTTTGGCCCTTATACCTAATGGGAGAATTTACATTTATGTCCTGACCATTTTAGTTTTCATTGCTTACTTAACCTTACTACTGGCGCGTGTTTTACACGCTTTGAAAATCCTGACGATTTTGTAGATTCTGTCAACGATTTTACTTAATTTGGATGGATTCAGTAGCTT
Above is a genomic segment from Coffea eugenioides isolate CCC68of chromosome 5, Ceug_1.0, whole genome shotgun sequence containing:
- the LOC113771409 gene encoding uncharacterized protein LOC113771409, translating into MRWCRTRRGRNGINIDEKLADSDYKNGVNENRDDEARIKDAYAWLDEKGPNIWSTAHFRTGSNYDILVNNMCEYFNSVLLKVRSLPIIGMLQTIYLYLLKRMENNRETMSKHEGLLCSAIFDILKKAKKEQCMCIYHYAGTVKYQICCHFNDQFVVDLGSKTCICRKWRLRGILCGHAVAAINRRRDKPEKNAASTCWKRTYMKSYEPMLNPINGPNLWIQVDLPPMNPPNYGRSPGRPKR